Part of the Deltaproteobacteria bacterium genome, AGGTTTGGAGCTGCATGGCTGGCCGAAAATCAGGCCGATAAATGCAGGGCCGAATACCTGCTCAACGAGGGCGGTAGCGGCTGGACGGCCGGCGGCCTGTCGGGATTCTTTTGCGGTGTCGGAGAGAAAGGTCCTCTATGGTTGCGTCTCTGGGCAGAAGGGCCTCCCGGTCATGGGTCCATACCGCTGCATGACAACGCCTGCGTTCGCCTGGTAAAGGCCCTCGATCGTATTACTGAACATAAACAGCCTCTTCAGATCGTCAGCGAGATGCAGGCTTTCCTGGCAAAGGCTGGTATCGGCCGTGATGCCACCCCGGAGGAACTGGCCAAGCATAGCATGATGACCTTAGGGCCCATAGCAGCTATGTTTCACAATACCATAAGCTTAACCGGACTCAAGGCCGGACAAAAGGAAAATGTTATCCCCTCCAAGGCAGAGGCCACTCTCGACTGCCGCCTCCTTCCCGGGGTGGATCAGGCAAGCTTCATGACGGAATTGAAACGGATTATAGGGGATGAAAAAATTCAGATTGAGGTTATCGAGGGTTTCGAGGCCTCGAGTTCACCGCCTGACACTGAAATGTACCAGGCCATTGAGCTGGCGCTGGCTGAAAATTATCCGGGCATAACGGTCCTGCCCACTATTTCGACCGGGTTTACCGACTCCCGTTGTTTCAGAAAACTGGGGTGTCATTGCTACGGCCTCTCCCCGATCATGGTGGACCGTGAAATCCTCTCCACCGCCCATGGACATGACGAACGCATCCCCTTAGATGGCCTGGACAAGGGAATCAAGGTCATCTTCGAAATGATC contains:
- a CDS encoding M20/M25/M40 family metallo-hydrolase; translated protein: RFGAAWLAENQADKCRAEYLLNEGGSGWTAGGLSGFFCGVGEKGPLWLRLWAEGPPGHGSIPLHDNACVRLVKALDRITEHKQPLQIVSEMQAFLAKAGIGRDATPEELAKHSMMTLGPIAAMFHNTISLTGLKAGQKENVIPSKAEATLDCRLLPGVDQASFMTELKRIIGDEKIQIEVIEGFEASSSPPDTEMYQAIELALAENYPGITVLPTISTGFTDSRCFRKLGCHCYGLSPIMVDREILSTAHGHDERIPLDGLDKGIKVIFEMIQRLNSD